The Longimicrobium sp. DNA segment CGCCGGCTCTTCCCGCGCGCTACACGGGCAACAACGTGGGCCGCGCCACCAGCGGCGCGGCGCGGGCGCTCCTGGCCAAGGTGCAGCTGCAGTACGGCGCGGTGGGCGGCGGCGGGGCGGCGGCGTTCCAGGCGGCCGAGCAGGCGGCGCGGCAGGTGGTGGCCACCGGCGGCTACTCGCTGCTCACCAGCTACGCGCAGGTGTTCGCCGAGTCCAACGAGAACAACGCCGAGGTGATCTTCGACATCCAGAACTCCCGCACCCCGGGGGCGGGCGGCCACCTCTGCGACCAGCTGGCGCCGCGGCCGGTCCCCACCGCCACCGACTTCCCCTGGTGCGACAGCCAGAACCCGTCGTTCGGGCCGGAGTGGCCGTTCTACTACAGCTACAACCCCAGCGACACGCGCCGCGCGGCCACCTGGCTGCTGACCTACACCAAGAAGAACGGGCAGACGGTGACCTGGGACTCCACGGCCACCGCGGTGACGGCGTACGGCCACTTCGCCCCGGTACCGCAGAAGTACATGGACAAGGTGCCGGGCGCGCAGGACGGGGCCGAGGGGCCCAACTTCATCCTGATCCGCTACGCCGACGTGCTCCTGTCGCTGGCCGAGGCGATCAACGAGAACTCGGGCCCGACGGCCGAGGCGTACGGCTTCGTGAACCAGGTGCGGCGGCGCGCGAACGTGCCCGACCTCACGCCGGGGCTCTCGAAGCAGGCGTTCAAGGACTCGCTCTTCCTGGAGCGGCGCTTCGAGCTCGCGGCCGAGGGGCACGGCCACTTCGACTCGCAGCGGAACTGGGCGTGGGCCAAGGCGCGCATCGAGGCGGTCTCCACCAACGCCGCCCGCGCGTTCTGGAACCGCCCGCGCCCGTCGGGGTGCAGCACCTGCCTGGCCCGCGACAGCAGCGTGCCCAAGGTGACGCTCACGCTGGACGACCACCACATGTTCTACCCGATCCCGCAGGGCGCCATCGACTCCAACGACCTGCTGGAGCAGAACCCGGGGTACTAGCACTAGCGGGCACCGAATCCTGACCTGAAGAACGACCCCCGCCGGGCTCCTCGCGAGTCCG contains these protein-coding regions:
- a CDS encoding RagB/SusD family nutrient uptake outer membrane protein, producing MKQRTRALVLLCAALAPLAATAACDDSLTEVPFSFVSPENLFTSSEGALAALSGAYGAFQANVSELGISDNDYYGRHYWMLTDYPTETMTLRLGATNERTMPDIYRVDPSHTYIIGIWKAAFHAVNRANSVIDNTPNVPGMDPALRDRVIAEAKFLRAYHYFNLVRLFGGVPLYLSETRSLDDIRRPRATQAEVYQAIIADLEAAAPALPARYTGNNVGRATSGAARALLAKVQLQYGAVGGGGAAAFQAAEQAARQVVATGGYSLLTSYAQVFAESNENNAEVIFDIQNSRTPGAGGHLCDQLAPRPVPTATDFPWCDSQNPSFGPEWPFYYSYNPSDTRRAATWLLTYTKKNGQTVTWDSTATAVTAYGHFAPVPQKYMDKVPGAQDGAEGPNFILIRYADVLLSLAEAINENSGPTAEAYGFVNQVRRRANVPDLTPGLSKQAFKDSLFLERRFELAAEGHGHFDSQRNWAWAKARIEAVSTNAARAFWNRPRPSGCSTCLARDSSVPKVTLTLDDHHMFYPIPQGAIDSNDLLEQNPGY